Proteins encoded together in one Campylobacter concisus window:
- a CDS encoding response regulator translates to MDLYDDNDKLGIGKLDANGFLFNFDSNKDGVINSGDKYFDKLKVRGYDKDGNEKIFKLSEVVSEINLNDFIKKDIRNLSHEAMDFASKNTVDYRVSLNNSNPYTLFSAEYRYQKIGKEETNKFFKEHADQDGWVDLRDNKIFNEESGLNNFAYEKVGFDGKKRLSEFNPIIKPTGSKQDESFSYAGYQKDSFMKFYNDYQKESSAHSKDVEWISKNLKENDVEDADDLISKLKATKSSYMIAMQSEFEKATGLDFSLENLERVKHAFESDTSKAAAALKDTDSVIAMKLNKNGTITLKFDSGRELEVKEIYSDTGKLISKDDKDSKRASINLDAKSMNDVELNRLDFKDIGIKQDEKISSLKDLGAKLVKNLSDKFTSKFLIGLENGKSITTKEIYNITYLENDLKFKELSSKDRLYKKVDTRV, encoded by the coding sequence TTGGATCTTTATGACGATAATGACAAACTAGGCATAGGCAAGCTAGATGCAAATGGATTTTTATTTAACTTTGATAGCAACAAGGACGGAGTGATAAATTCTGGTGATAAATACTTTGATAAGCTAAAGGTTAGAGGCTACGATAAAGACGGAAACGAGAAAATTTTTAAACTAAGCGAAGTTGTAAGCGAGATAAACCTTAACGACTTTATTAAAAAGGATATTAGAAATTTAAGCCATGAGGCTATGGACTTTGCTAGCAAAAACACGGTTGATTACAGAGTTAGTTTAAACAACTCAAACCCTTATACTCTATTTTCAGCCGAGTATCGCTACCAAAAGATAGGCAAAGAAGAGACTAATAAATTTTTCAAAGAGCATGCAGACCAAGACGGCTGGGTAGATCTTAGGGATAATAAGATATTTAACGAAGAGAGTGGCTTAAACAACTTTGCCTATGAGAAAGTTGGCTTTGACGGCAAGAAAAGGCTTAGCGAGTTTAACCCTATCATAAAACCTACTGGGTCTAAACAAGATGAGAGCTTTTCATACGCAGGCTATCAAAAAGATAGCTTTATGAAATTTTATAACGACTACCAAAAAGAGTCTAGCGCTCACAGCAAAGATGTAGAGTGGATAAGCAAAAATTTAAAAGAAAATGATGTAGAAGACGCAGATGATCTCATCTCAAAGCTAAAAGCCACAAAGTCATCTTATATGATCGCTATGCAGAGTGAATTTGAAAAAGCAACTGGGCTTGATTTTAGCCTAGAAAATTTAGAAAGAGTAAAGCATGCTTTTGAGAGTGATACGAGCAAGGCTGCAGCTGCTCTAAAGGACACAGACAGCGTAATAGCTATGAAGCTAAACAAAAATGGCACTATCACGCTTAAATTTGATAGTGGAAGAGAGCTAGAGGTAAAAGAAATTTATAGTGACACTGGCAAGCTAATCAGCAAAGATGACAAAGACAGCAAAAGAGCAAGTATAAATTTAGATGCTAAGAGCATGAATGATGTAGAGCTAAATAGACTTGACTTTAAAGATATAGGCATAAAGCAAGATGAGAAGATATCTAGCCTAAAAGATCTTGGAGCAAAGCTAGTTAAAAACCTCTCTGATAAATTTACGAGTAAATTCCTGATCGGACTTGAAAACGGCAAAAGCATCACCACCAAAGAAATTTACAACATCACCTACCTTGAAAACGACTTGAAATTTAAAGAGCTATCTAGCAAAGATAGGCTTTATAAAAAGGTAGATACGAGAGTTTAG
- a CDS encoding Cj0814 family flagellar-dependent secreted protein, producing MINALGSYPLNLEQNIKVSTKVATKQTSSEVLGYKVDKDGYFTDEFNKQAGIPSDYKIHSSTLESLVNVAEGTSFFSRTFKSIDIAKTAGNAYKILSQVVGEDTLNSKDSFSLDEIRNFPQGFEYNRQSMQVTKIHNSIHDFDAAASSFNYKESNKQMISTLFFNPSFNGGDGRQPLKPTTDIFNNNNGGKESVGSGVFIDPHGERYTNKDGSITKGGLLAAVINSNLDIKEGETTVFGKKQGFDKSVDSKEFSRAFELFELMGEMKFGANFNKASDSDLAGMPEYMQEYVKYKRDLVYVDLTTGFVGKYSDEEDELSFKKMMEHNLKMLKLLFGEIDKDGKKSKDFMDSFLKFSMPPLNLVKELNENPAGKHLVDMLGIKRDVDIKA from the coding sequence ATGATAAACGCACTTGGTAGCTACCCCTTAAATTTAGAGCAGAACATAAAGGTATCAACCAAAGTTGCCACTAAACAAACGAGCTCTGAGGTTTTAGGCTACAAGGTAGATAAGGATGGCTACTTTACAGATGAGTTTAATAAGCAAGCTGGCATCCCAAGTGACTATAAAATTCACTCAAGCACGCTGGAGTCGTTAGTCAATGTTGCAGAGGGAACTTCATTTTTTAGTCGCACCTTTAAAAGCATAGATATAGCAAAGACTGCTGGCAATGCTTATAAAATACTCTCACAAGTAGTTGGCGAAGACACGCTAAATTCAAAAGATAGCTTTAGCTTAGATGAGATAAGAAATTTCCCTCAAGGCTTTGAGTATAATCGCCAAAGTATGCAAGTAACCAAGATACATAACTCCATTCATGACTTTGATGCAGCTGCTTCTAGCTTTAACTACAAAGAGTCAAACAAGCAGATGATAAGCACGCTCTTTTTCAACCCAAGCTTTAATGGCGGAGATGGCAGGCAACCACTAAAGCCAACAACAGATATCTTTAACAACAACAATGGCGGCAAGGAGAGCGTGGGAAGTGGTGTTTTTATCGATCCACACGGCGAAAGATACACTAATAAAGATGGCTCTATAACCAAAGGCGGACTTTTAGCAGCCGTCATAAATAGCAACCTTGATATTAAAGAAGGTGAAACTACCGTTTTTGGAAAGAAGCAAGGCTTTGATAAGAGCGTAGATAGTAAAGAATTTAGTAGGGCATTTGAGCTATTTGAGCTTATGGGTGAGATGAAATTTGGAGCAAATTTCAACAAGGCAAGCGACTCTGATCTAGCTGGCATGCCTGAATATATGCAAGAGTATGTTAAGTATAAAAGAGACCTTGTCTATGTAGATCTAACGACTGGGTTTGTCGGTAAGTATTCAGATGAAGAAGACGAACTCTCATTTAAAAAGATGATGGAGCATAATCTAAAAATGTTAAAGCTACTCTTTGGTGAGATAGACAAAGACGGCAAAAAGAGCAAGGACTTTATGGATAGCTTTTTGAAATTTAGCATGCCGCCTTTAAATTTAGTAAAAGAGCTAAATGAAAACCCAGCTGGAAAACATCTAGTAGATATGCTTGGTATAAAAAGAGATGTTGATATAAAGGCGTAA
- a CDS encoding cell surface protein, whose amino-acid sequence MITSINGLSNTSIQDNTIQKENAKMSKEQEKALIDSYMQNLIIDNVEKYIKEDRSSKNWITETIEKIDSMLSEKYSYTIDERRALLSKYPETLEEFEINVLQSHMDWLLTNSVDGKPTISGLMVGIGTAEQEAELEDFMKSFSEDTMMSNDGARLFARADLSIEEFKKLYREDVEKTTKEHKEFLAKLHKEEQEYNANFAKEQSEKKFKPMQVKKKYETYDINKDQKFLYARELLNFKEKRGIDVLELMQKIDKKQILNKMA is encoded by the coding sequence ATGATAACTAGCATAAACGGACTTAGCAACACATCGATACAAGATAACACTATCCAAAAAGAAAATGCAAAAATGTCAAAGGAGCAAGAAAAGGCTCTAATTGATTCATATATGCAAAATTTAATAATTGATAATGTTGAAAAATACATCAAGGAAGACAGAAGTAGTAAAAATTGGATAACAGAAACCATAGAAAAGATAGACAGTATGCTCTCCGAAAAGTATAGCTATACCATTGATGAAAGGCGAGCTTTATTATCAAAATATCCAGAGACCTTAGAAGAATTTGAGATCAATGTATTACAATCTCACATGGACTGGTTGCTTACCAACTCTGTTGATGGCAAACCAACAATTTCTGGACTGATGGTTGGTATCGGCACAGCAGAACAAGAGGCTGAGCTAGAAGATTTTATGAAATCATTTTCTGAAGATACAATGATGAGTAATGATGGTGCTAGATTGTTTGCTAGAGCAGATCTAAGCATAGAAGAGTTTAAGAAGCTTTATAGAGAAGACGTAGAAAAAACCACAAAAGAGCATAAAGAATTTCTGGCTAAACTACACAAAGAAGAGCAAGAATACAATGCAAATTTTGCTAAAGAGCAAAGTGAGAAGAAATTTAAACCTATGCAGGTTAAGAAGAAGTATGAGACATATGATATAAATAAGGATCAAAAATTTCTCTATGCAAGAGAGCTTTTAAATTTCAAAGAAAAAAGAGGCATAGACGTCTTAGAGCTTATGCAAAAGATAGACAAGAAGCAAATTTTAAATAAGATGGCTTGA
- a CDS encoding Cj0814 family flagellar-dependent secreted protein, whose translation MFSLILLLQEPAKFTYTIPSQNSLVSLNFNDLQAYGYTVDKAGFMGADFNKAAGLPKDFKIHKSTLDELSRFAERNHVLNRIKSKDEQIKIFDNIDMADTIKHYYRLFDQMTSALGDDKKSYTLADIDKLPKGYSTKGTRYDAKGHLLKDLSNSTISNIYSSTDELNSTKSLSKELSSAGVRLIVKEVDFTMSEAGDEFSFNPDMSVYQADEGYSKEALFMGFLRSSRPLPSDSAKTKLSSAALNDISSTGEHKEYFVDFEKVGKDSESIKALIKERLKELTLLMYARSKNINAESVTSNEYEKFKPAGEDINSLANSWSERISSISKTFV comes from the coding sequence GTGTTCTCCTTAATTCTATTACTCCAAGAGCCAGCTAAATTTACTTATACTATTCCCTCTCAAAACAGTCTCGTCTCTTTAAATTTTAATGACCTTCAAGCTTATGGCTACACAGTGGATAAAGCAGGTTTTATGGGAGCTGATTTTAACAAAGCCGCAGGCTTGCCAAAGGACTTTAAAATCCATAAAAGCACACTTGATGAGCTTAGTAGATTTGCCGAGCGCAACCATGTGCTAAACCGCATCAAGAGCAAGGACGAACAGATAAAGATCTTTGATAACATTGATATGGCTGACACCATAAAGCACTACTACAGACTATTTGATCAAATGACCTCTGCTTTAGGCGATGATAAAAAGAGCTACACCCTTGCAGATATAGACAAACTACCAAAAGGCTACAGCACAAAAGGCACTCGCTATGATGCCAAAGGACACCTACTAAAAGATCTATCAAACTCTACTATCTCAAACATCTACTCTAGCACCGATGAGCTAAATAGCACTAAATCTCTTAGCAAAGAACTTTCAAGTGCAGGCGTTAGGCTCATAGTAAAAGAGGTTGATTTTACGATGAGCGAAGCAGGCGATGAGTTTAGCTTCAACCCTGATATGTCGGTATATCAAGCAGATGAAGGTTACAGCAAAGAGGCTCTTTTTATGGGATTTTTGCGCAGCTCTAGACCGCTACCAAGTGATAGTGCAAAGACTAAGCTTAGCAGTGCTGCCTTAAATGATATCTCAAGCACTGGAGAGCATAAAGAGTATTTTGTGGATTTTGAAAAAGTGGGTAAGGATAGTGAGAGCATAAAAGCGCTCATAAAAGAAAGACTTAAAGAGCTAACACTTTTAATGTATGCAAGATCAAAGAACATTAACGCAGAAAGTGTCACCTCAAACGAATATGAGAAATTTAAGCCAGCTGGCGAGGATATAAATTCTCTAGCAAATTCTTGGAGTGAGAGGATAAGCTCTATCAGTAAGACTTTTGTGTAG
- a CDS encoding recombinase family protein has translation MRNYEKITALYERLSRDDELQGESNSIVNQKKILEEYAGKNNLSNIIHFTNDGISGTQFDRPGFMAMMNGVNQGNIIGCIIVKDMSRLGRDYLKVGQCMEILRQKGVRLIAINDNVDSFYREDDFTPFRNIMNEWYTRDTSRKIQSTFRSKGESGKHTASSPPYGYIKDEKDKDKWIVDEKAAEIVRRIFNLTMQGNGPYRIAKILESEKVDIPAYHQQKLGYGLHQSKVFEHPYRWCSSTIVSILKKQEYLGHTVNFKTRKHFKDKKSKYVSEENWLIFENTHEAIIDQETFDNVQRIRGNVKRYPDGWGEYHPLTGPYVLCRLWQ, from the coding sequence ATGAGGAATTATGAAAAGATAACAGCACTCTATGAGAGATTAAGTCGTGATGATGAACTTCAAGGAGAAAGCAATTCTATTGTAAATCAAAAGAAAATCCTTGAAGAATATGCAGGTAAAAATAATTTAAGCAACATCATACATTTTACAAATGATGGAATAAGCGGAACACAGTTTGATAGACCGGGCTTTATGGCAATGATGAACGGAGTTAATCAAGGTAATATAATAGGTTGTATAATCGTAAAAGATATGAGTAGACTTGGCAGAGACTATCTTAAAGTCGGTCAATGTATGGAAATCTTAAGACAAAAGGGAGTTAGGCTCATTGCTATCAATGATAATGTAGATAGCTTTTATAGAGAAGATGATTTTACCCCTTTTAGAAATATTATGAATGAATGGTATACAAGAGATACTTCAAGAAAAATACAATCTACATTCAGGTCAAAGGGGGAAAGCGGAAAGCATACGGCAAGCTCTCCACCTTATGGATATATCAAAGATGAAAAAGACAAAGATAAGTGGATTGTAGATGAAAAAGCAGCGGAGATAGTAAGGAGAATATTCAATCTGACCATGCAAGGCAATGGTCCGTATCGAATAGCAAAGATATTGGAAAGTGAAAAAGTAGATATACCTGCTTACCATCAGCAAAAATTAGGATATGGACTACATCAAAGCAAAGTGTTTGAACATCCTTATCGTTGGTGCAGTTCTACAATTGTAAGTATCTTAAAGAAACAGGAATATTTAGGTCATACTGTAAACTTCAAAACAAGAAAGCATTTCAAGGATAAGAAAAGCAAATATGTATCTGAAGAAAACTGGCTGATATTTGAAAATACCCACGAGGCAATTATAGACCAAGAAACCTTTGATAATGTGCAAAGGATAAGAGGAAATGTAAAAAGGTATCCCGATGGTTGGGGAGAATATCACCCTTTAACTGGGCCTTATGTATTATGCAGATTGTGGCAGTAA
- a CDS encoding recombinase zinc beta ribbon domain-containing protein — protein MYVHRTSNYKNIPYYTCSAYTKVPCGTLCPSTHRIKAEAVLNLIQETLKDIKKYLDEDHEAFIRSI, from the coding sequence ATGTATGTTCATAGAACAAGTAATTACAAAAATATTCCCTACTACACTTGCAGTGCTTACACGAAAGTACCCTGTGGAACGCTTTGTCCATCTACTCACAGGATAAAAGCGGAAGCAGTCTTAAACCTTATACAGGAAACCTTAAAAGACATTAAAAAATATCTTGATGAAGATCACGAAGCCTTTATCCGTTCCATTTAA
- a CDS encoding DUF4368 domain-containing protein, with the protein MEEKEKVEIEKTKIRLMESKNRLQELERLMCHIYEDMILEKIPSNRYEILNSQYETEQIALSKEIKDLEFAILRYEKETDKAKKFISLISRYENFDELTTTMINEFVEKIIVHERNRKSSQTSKQKNRDIF; encoded by the coding sequence ATGGAAGAAAAGGAAAAAGTAGAGATAGAAAAGACAAAAATAAGATTAATGGAAAGTAAAAACAGGCTTCAGGAACTTGAACGATTGATGTGCCATATTTACGAAGATATGATACTTGAAAAAATACCAAGTAATAGATATGAGATACTTAACAGTCAATATGAAACAGAGCAAATAGCTTTAAGCAAAGAAATTAAAGACTTAGAGTTTGCAATATTAAGATATGAAAAAGAAACAGATAAGGCGAAAAAGTTTATATCTCTAATAAGCCGATATGAAAATTTTGATGAACTTACAACTACAATGATAAATGAGTTTGTAGAAAAGATTATTGTTCATGAAAGGAATAGAAAAAGTAGTCAAACATCAAAGCAAAAAAATAGAGATATATTTTAA